The following proteins are encoded in a genomic region of Streptomyces gobiensis:
- the rpmF gene encoding 50S ribosomal protein L32 yields MAVPKRKMSRSNTRHRRSQWKAAVPTLVTCERCQEPKQQHIACPSCGTYNKRQVLEV; encoded by the coding sequence GTGGCTGTTCCGAAGCGGAAGATGTCGCGCAGCAACACGCGCCACCGCCGGTCGCAGTGGAAGGCTGCGGTCCCCACCCTGGTGACGTGCGAGCGCTGCCAGGAGCCGAAGCAGCAGCACATCGCGTGCCCCAGCTGCGGCACCTACAACAAGCGTCAGGTCCTCGAGGTCTGA
- a CDS encoding CAP domain-containing protein, whose amino-acid sequence MGRHRRATPAPSPSIPAQRSASDGRHRDSHRKRGAAPVRTGMLGVSAAMAVGAVAVASGLVPGPGNGFTLGGFDDSNGKVRADGVPDLATQGATDGFGERGENPASRDQERTGAQSPSASPSPSRPSEKPSAEPSKAPKKPAPSSSSAGPAKPASPANPAKPSVKPPKAPQTPDAAESTAAQVLTLVNQERAKAGCQPVTADAQLAKLAGDFSEDMAVRGFFSHTDPDGKSPWDRADAAGISNLGAENIARGQANAQSVMDAWMNSPGHRANILNCDYKTLGVGAHFAPGGPWWTQNFGF is encoded by the coding sequence ATGGGACGCCATCGACGCGCTACCCCCGCTCCCTCCCCGAGCATCCCCGCGCAGCGCAGCGCCTCTGATGGTCGCCACCGGGACTCACACCGCAAGCGGGGCGCCGCCCCCGTGCGTACCGGGATGCTCGGTGTCTCCGCCGCGATGGCAGTGGGCGCGGTAGCCGTGGCCTCGGGGCTGGTTCCCGGCCCCGGCAATGGCTTCACCCTCGGCGGCTTCGACGACTCCAACGGCAAGGTACGGGCCGACGGTGTGCCGGATCTGGCGACGCAGGGCGCCACGGACGGATTCGGCGAGCGCGGCGAGAACCCGGCGAGCCGGGACCAGGAACGTACGGGGGCGCAGTCGCCCAGCGCGAGTCCTTCACCGTCACGGCCCTCCGAGAAGCCCTCCGCCGAGCCTTCCAAGGCGCCGAAGAAGCCCGCGCCATCGAGCAGCAGCGCCGGCCCGGCAAAGCCGGCCAGCCCGGCGAACCCCGCGAAGCCCAGCGTGAAGCCGCCGAAGGCCCCGCAGACCCCGGACGCGGCGGAGTCCACTGCGGCGCAGGTGCTGACGCTGGTCAACCAGGAGCGGGCCAAGGCGGGCTGCCAGCCGGTGACGGCGGACGCTCAGCTGGCCAAGCTGGCGGGTGACTTCAGCGAGGACATGGCCGTGCGCGGCTTCTTCTCGCACACCGACCCGGACGGCAAGAGTCCCTGGGACCGGGCCGACGCGGCGGGCATCAGCAATCTCGGCGCCGAGAACATAGCCCGTGGGCAGGCCAACGCGCAGTCTGTGATGGACGCCTGGATGAACAGTCCCGGCCACCGGGCGAACATACTCAACTGCGACTACAAGACGCTGGGGGTCGGCGCGCACTTCGCGCCCGGCGGGCCATGGTGGACCCAGAACTTCGGCTTCTGA
- the coaD gene encoding pantetheine-phosphate adenylyltransferase, with amino-acid sequence MRRAVCPGSFDPITNGHLDIIARASKLYDVVHVAVMINQAKQGLFTVEERIELIREVTESFGNVQVESFHGLLVDFCKQRDIPAIVKGLRAVSDFDYELQMAQMNNGLSGVETLFVPTNPTYSFLSSSLVKEVATWGGDVSHLVPPQVFEALTKRLARH; translated from the coding sequence GTGCGCCGCGCCGTCTGTCCGGGGTCCTTCGATCCCATCACCAATGGACATCTAGACATCATCGCCCGGGCCTCCAAGCTCTATGACGTCGTACACGTCGCGGTGATGATCAACCAGGCCAAGCAGGGCCTTTTCACTGTCGAAGAGCGCATAGAGCTCATCCGTGAGGTCACCGAGAGCTTCGGTAACGTCCAGGTGGAGTCCTTCCACGGGCTGCTGGTCGACTTCTGCAAGCAGCGCGACATCCCCGCCATCGTCAAGGGGCTGCGGGCGGTCAGTGACTTTGACTACGAGCTGCAGATGGCGCAGATGAACAATGGGCTCTCCGGCGTCGAGACTCTCTTCGTGCCGACCAATCCGACTTACAGCTTCCTCTCTTCCAGCCTGGTCAAGGAGGTCGCCACCTGGGGCGGCGACGTCTCCCACCTGGTGCCCCCGCAGGTCTTCGAAGCACTCACCAAGCGCCTTGCCCGGCACTGA
- the rsmD gene encoding 16S rRNA (guanine(966)-N(2))-methyltransferase RsmD, producing MTRVIAGSAGGRRLAVPPGNGTRPTSDRAREGLFSSWEARLGSWRGLRVLDLYGGSGAVGLEALSRGAEHVLLVEADARAARTIKENVRALGLPGAEVRLAKAEQLLAGPAPERPYDVAFLDPPYAVSDDDLREILLTLRKQGWLSAAALVTVERSTRGGEFRWPDGFEGLRSRRYGEGTFWYGHAAQQEVTDAS from the coding sequence ATGACCCGCGTGATCGCCGGATCCGCAGGCGGACGACGGCTCGCCGTGCCGCCCGGCAACGGCACCCGCCCGACCTCCGACCGTGCCCGGGAAGGACTGTTCTCGAGCTGGGAGGCGCGGCTGGGCTCCTGGCGGGGGCTACGGGTGCTGGACCTGTACGGCGGCTCCGGCGCCGTCGGGCTGGAGGCGCTGTCCCGGGGAGCGGAGCACGTGCTGCTCGTAGAGGCCGACGCACGAGCCGCACGGACCATCAAGGAAAACGTCCGCGCACTGGGGCTCCCGGGCGCCGAGGTGCGGCTGGCCAAGGCCGAGCAACTGCTGGCGGGGCCAGCCCCCGAAAGACCGTATGACGTGGCCTTTCTCGATCCGCCCTATGCGGTCAGCGATGACGATCTCCGCGAGATTCTGCTCACACTCCGGAAACAGGGGTGGCTCTCCGCTGCCGCGCTCGTCACCGTTGAGCGCAGCACCAGAGGCGGCGAATTCCGTTGGCCCGACGGCTTTGAGGGGCTGCGGTCGCGTCGCTACGGCGAGGGAACGTTTTGGTACGGTCACGCCGCCCAGCAGGAAGTTACCGACGCGTCATGA
- the rnc gene encoding ribonuclease III — MSDASTPGIPPRTRGGEAQAPADLVDAASSHTLLEGRLGYQLESALLVRALTHRSYAYENGGLPTNERLEFLGDSVLGLVVTDTLYRTHPDLPEGQLAKLRAAVVNSRALAEVARGLDLGAFIRLGRGEEGTGGRDKASILADTLEAVIGAVYLDQGLAAADRLIHRLFDPLIEKSSNLGAGLDWKTSLQELTAAEGLGVPEYVVTETGPDHEKTFTAAARVGGVAYGTGTGRSKKEAEQQAAEAAWREIRAAADAKAATAEAH, encoded by the coding sequence ATGTCAGACGCCAGTACGCCTGGAATCCCTCCCCGCACACGTGGGGGTGAAGCGCAGGCTCCGGCGGATCTGGTGGATGCGGCCTCGTCCCACACGCTCCTGGAAGGGCGGCTCGGGTATCAGCTCGAGTCCGCCCTTCTGGTGCGTGCGCTGACACACCGCTCGTACGCATACGAGAACGGTGGGCTGCCCACCAATGAACGGCTTGAATTCCTCGGAGACTCGGTCCTCGGCCTGGTAGTTACCGACACGCTCTACCGGACCCACCCCGATCTGCCCGAGGGACAGCTGGCCAAGCTGCGCGCCGCAGTGGTCAACTCGCGTGCCCTCGCCGAGGTCGCCCGCGGCCTCGACCTGGGCGCCTTCATCCGGCTTGGCCGGGGTGAGGAAGGCACCGGTGGCCGGGACAAGGCCTCGATCCTCGCGGACACCCTGGAGGCCGTGATCGGCGCGGTCTATCTCGACCAGGGCCTCGCCGCGGCCGATCGGCTGATCCACCGGCTCTTCGACCCCCTGATCGAGAAGTCCTCGAATCTGGGCGCGGGCCTGGACTGGAAGACCAGCCTCCAGGAGCTGACCGCGGCCGAAGGCCTCGGCGTTCCGGAGTATGTGGTCACCGAGACCGGTCCCGACCACGAGAAGACCTTCACGGCTGCTGCCCGCGTCGGTGGTGTCGCGTACGGCACCGGCACCGGCCGCAGCAAGAAGGAAGCGGAGCAGCAGGCGGCGGAGGCCGCCTGGCGTGAGATCCGCGCGGCCGCGGACGCGAAGGCGGCCACTGCCGAAGCACACTGA
- a CDS encoding ATP synthase F0 subunit B has protein sequence MDVQQRLDDIVAAVESARSMPMSASCVVNRAELLAMLGEVREALPGSLAQAQELLGGREQMVAEAQQEAQRIIEAAQTERGSLVSGTEIARRSQEEADRILTEARREAAEIRAEADDYVDSKLANFEVVLSKTIGSVDRGREKLLGRGPGADAYEDGYAGDAPERTADPAALRERADAYVETQFRAIEAVLSKTLEAVGRGRQKLTGHQPVDELGAHMAAQDGGQEGHHQPRTSDADYLADLATTQAPTAQAQHVEHFDQSVQPSPDPYAVAAGYQQGAYPQQDAYAYQQQDPYYAQQQTQHVQDPYGYQQGYQQPDAYYGQQHQPQQPQQPQQQQAGALDETSLFDTSMIDIDQLREYEQGR, from the coding sequence GTGGACGTACAGCAGAGACTCGACGACATTGTCGCGGCGGTCGAGAGCGCCCGCTCCATGCCCATGTCGGCCTCCTGCGTGGTGAACCGCGCGGAGCTGCTTGCCATGCTCGGCGAGGTGCGCGAAGCGCTGCCCGGCTCGCTCGCCCAGGCCCAGGAGCTGCTGGGCGGCCGGGAGCAGATGGTCGCCGAGGCCCAGCAGGAGGCGCAGCGGATCATTGAGGCCGCGCAGACGGAGCGTGGCTCGCTCGTCTCCGGCACCGAGATCGCCCGGCGCTCCCAGGAGGAGGCCGACCGGATCCTTACCGAGGCCCGGCGTGAGGCAGCGGAGATCCGGGCCGAGGCGGATGACTACGTCGACAGCAAGCTCGCCAACTTCGAGGTCGTGCTGAGCAAGACCATCGGCTCCGTCGACCGTGGCCGGGAGAAGCTGCTGGGCCGGGGGCCGGGCGCCGACGCATACGAAGACGGATACGCCGGGGACGCCCCCGAGCGCACCGCCGACCCGGCTGCACTGCGGGAGCGGGCGGACGCGTATGTCGAGACCCAGTTCCGGGCCATTGAGGCGGTGCTGAGCAAGACCCTGGAGGCGGTCGGCCGCGGTCGGCAGAAGCTCACCGGACACCAGCCGGTCGATGAGCTCGGTGCGCATATGGCCGCGCAGGACGGCGGGCAGGAGGGCCACCACCAGCCCCGGACAAGCGACGCGGACTACCTCGCTGATCTCGCCACAACCCAGGCGCCGACGGCGCAGGCCCAGCACGTCGAGCACTTCGACCAGTCCGTGCAGCCGTCGCCGGACCCGTACGCGGTGGCCGCCGGCTATCAGCAGGGCGCCTACCCCCAGCAGGACGCTTACGCCTATCAGCAACAGGATCCGTACTACGCGCAGCAGCAGACCCAGCATGTCCAGGATCCCTATGGCTACCAGCAGGGATATCAGCAGCCGGACGCCTACTACGGCCAGCAGCACCAGCCCCAGCAGCCGCAACAGCCGCAGCAACAGCAGGCCGGTGCGCTGGATGAGACCAGTCTCTTTGACACCAGCATGATCGACATCGATCAGCTGCGGGAGTACGAGCAGGGCCGCTGA
- the recG gene encoding ATP-dependent DNA helicase RecG — MPALEEPLQKIVGGNTAKVLAEHLDLHTVGDLLHHYPRRYAERGELTRLADLPLDEHVTVVAQVADARLLKFNRGKGQRLEVTLTDGSGRLQLVFFGRGAFAHEKKLLPGRRGMFAGKVGVFNRKLQLAHPEYKLLDQDSDRSTVEKFASELLPLYPACRQISSWTIEQSIDTVLTSMEATGWDGLTDPLPPSIRADRSLITLPEAFRKVHRPRTKGDIAEARARLKWDEAFVLQVALARRRFADTQLPAVPRRPREDGLLKAFEAKLPFTLTEGQRQVSKEIFADLATEHPMHRLLQGEVGSGKTLVALRAMLTVVDAGGQAAMLAPTEVLAQQHHRSIVEMLGELAEGGLLGGAEHGTKVVLLTGSMGAAARRQALLDLVTGEAGIVIGTHALIEDKVRFHDLGLVVVDEQHRFGVEQRDALRSKGKQPPHLLVMTATPIPRTVAMTVFGDLETSVLDQLPAGRSPIASHVVPAADKPHFLARTWERVREEVEAGHQAYVVCPRIGDEEEPAARKTPEDEAEKRPPLAVLEIAEQLTGGPLKGLRVEPLHGRMQPEAKDDVMRRFAAGEVDALIATTVIEVGVNVPNATVMVIMDADRFGVSQLHQLRGRVGRGSAPGLCLLVTEMPEASQARARLTAVAGTLDGFELSRIDLEQRREGDVLGQAQSGVRSSLRMLAVIDDEEVIAEAREEATAIVSADPELSQLPALRTALDALLDKTREQYLDKG, encoded by the coding sequence GTGCCCGCGCTCGAAGAACCCCTCCAGAAGATCGTCGGCGGCAACACCGCGAAGGTGCTGGCCGAGCACCTCGACCTGCATACGGTCGGTGACCTGCTCCACCACTATCCGCGACGGTACGCCGAGCGCGGCGAGCTGACCCGGCTCGCCGACCTTCCGCTGGATGAGCATGTCACCGTTGTCGCCCAGGTCGCCGACGCCCGCCTGCTGAAGTTCAACAGGGGCAAGGGCCAGCGGCTTGAGGTGACCCTCACCGACGGCAGCGGACGGTTGCAGCTGGTCTTCTTCGGCCGTGGGGCCTTCGCGCACGAGAAGAAGCTGCTGCCCGGCCGCCGTGGCATGTTCGCGGGCAAGGTCGGAGTCTTCAACCGCAAGCTCCAGCTGGCACACCCCGAGTACAAGCTGCTCGACCAGGACAGCGACCGGTCGACCGTCGAAAAATTCGCCAGTGAGCTGCTTCCGCTCTACCCGGCGTGCCGGCAGATCTCCTCCTGGACGATCGAGCAGTCCATCGACACCGTGCTCACCTCCATGGAAGCCACCGGCTGGGACGGCCTCACCGACCCCCTCCCACCGTCGATCCGCGCGGACCGCAGCCTGATCACTCTCCCCGAGGCCTTCCGCAAGGTCCACCGGCCCCGCACCAAGGGCGACATCGCCGAGGCCCGCGCCCGGCTGAAATGGGACGAGGCCTTCGTCCTCCAAGTCGCTCTCGCACGCCGTCGCTTCGCCGACACCCAGCTCCCGGCCGTGCCGCGACGACCGCGGGAGGACGGCCTGCTGAAGGCCTTCGAGGCCAAGCTGCCTTTCACCCTCACCGAGGGCCAGCGGCAGGTCAGCAAGGAGATCTTCGCCGACCTGGCCACCGAGCACCCCATGCACCGGCTGCTGCAGGGCGAGGTTGGCTCGGGCAAGACGTTGGTGGCGCTACGGGCCATGCTGACCGTCGTTGACGCGGGCGGGCAGGCGGCCATGCTGGCGCCCACCGAGGTGCTGGCCCAGCAGCACCACCGCTCCATCGTCGAGATGCTGGGAGAGCTGGCTGAGGGCGGCCTGCTGGGCGGCGCCGAACACGGCACCAAGGTGGTGCTGCTCACCGGCTCCATGGGCGCCGCCGCCCGCCGTCAGGCGCTGCTGGATCTGGTCACCGGTGAGGCCGGGATCGTCATCGGCACCCATGCGCTGATCGAGGACAAGGTGCGCTTCCACGACCTGGGCCTGGTCGTCGTCGATGAACAGCACCGCTTCGGCGTCGAACAGCGCGACGCCCTGCGCTCCAAGGGCAAACAGCCCCCGCACCTCCTGGTGATGACGGCCACCCCGATTCCGCGCACGGTCGCCATGACCGTCTTCGGTGATCTGGAGACCTCCGTCCTCGACCAGCTCCCGGCCGGACGCTCCCCGATCGCCAGCCATGTGGTGCCCGCCGCCGACAAGCCGCACTTCCTGGCCCGTACCTGGGAGCGCGTACGGGAGGAAGTCGAGGCCGGGCACCAGGCCTACGTGGTCTGCCCCCGGATCGGCGACGAGGAGGAGCCCGCAGCAAGGAAAACCCCTGAGGACGAAGCGGAGAAGCGGCCGCCGCTCGCCGTGCTCGAAATCGCGGAGCAGCTGACCGGCGGCCCGCTCAAGGGACTTCGCGTCGAGCCGCTGCACGGCCGGATGCAGCCGGAGGCCAAGGACGACGTGATGCGCCGCTTCGCCGCGGGCGAGGTGGACGCGCTCATCGCCACCACCGTCATTGAGGTCGGGGTGAACGTCCCCAACGCCACCGTCATGGTGATCATGGACGCGGACCGTTTTGGCGTCTCCCAGCTCCACCAGCTCCGTGGCCGGGTCGGCCGTGGCTCAGCGCCCGGACTGTGCCTGCTGGTCACGGAGATGCCGGAAGCCAGCCAGGCCCGCGCCCGGCTGACCGCGGTCGCTGGGACGCTGGACGGCTTTGAGCTCTCCCGTATCGATCTGGAGCAGCGTCGTGAGGGCGACGTCCTGGGGCAGGCGCAGTCCGGTGTCCGGTCGTCGCTGCGCATGCTCGCCGTCATCGATGACGAGGAGGTCATCGCGGAGGCCCGTGAGGAGGCCACAGCGATCGTCTCCGCCGACCCGGAACTGTCTCAACTCCCCGCCCTGCGCACGGCGTTGGACGCGCTACTGGACAAGACCCGCGAGCAATACCTCGACAAGGGCTGA
- the mutM gene encoding bifunctional DNA-formamidopyrimidine glycosylase/DNA-(apurinic or apyrimidinic site) lyase: protein MPELPEVEVVRRGLESWVSGRTVDDVTVLHPRAVRRHLAGAADFAARMAGRRVGVAQRRGKYLWLPLGDDAEGFAVLAHLGMSGQLLVRPQEAPDEKHLRIRVRFKDSAGTELRFVDQRTFGGLSLHPTTPDGLPGVIAHIACDPLDPAFDDAAFHSALRAKRTTIKRALLDQSLISGVGNIYADEALWRARLHYDRPTGTLTRPRTAELLGHIRDVLNAALAVGGTSFDSLYVNVNGESGYFDRALDAYGREDEPCRRCGTPMRRRTWTNRSSYFCPHCQRPPRPRSR, encoded by the coding sequence TTGCCCGAGCTGCCCGAGGTGGAGGTCGTACGCCGTGGCCTCGAAAGCTGGGTCAGCGGCCGTACCGTCGACGATGTCACCGTGCTGCACCCGCGTGCCGTCCGGCGGCATCTCGCGGGCGCGGCGGACTTCGCCGCGCGCATGGCGGGACGCCGCGTCGGTGTGGCCCAGCGGCGCGGCAAGTACCTGTGGCTGCCGCTCGGCGATGACGCCGAGGGCTTCGCGGTGCTGGCGCATCTGGGAATGAGCGGCCAGCTGCTGGTGCGGCCGCAGGAGGCGCCCGACGAGAAGCATCTGCGTATCCGCGTCCGGTTCAAGGACTCCGCGGGCACCGAGCTCCGCTTTGTCGACCAGCGCACGTTCGGCGGGTTGTCGCTCCACCCGACAACACCGGATGGTCTGCCCGGCGTTATCGCCCATATCGCCTGCGACCCGCTCGACCCGGCCTTCGATGACGCCGCTTTCCACAGCGCGCTGCGCGCGAAGCGTACGACGATCAAGCGGGCGCTGCTCGACCAGTCGCTGATCAGCGGCGTCGGCAATATCTACGCGGACGAGGCGCTGTGGCGGGCCAGGCTGCACTACGACCGGCCGACCGGCACCCTCACACGGCCTCGCACGGCCGAGCTGCTCGGGCACATCCGGGATGTCCTGAACGCCGCTCTCGCCGTCGGCGGCACCAGCTTCGACAGCCTCTACGTCAACGTCAACGGCGAGTCCGGCTACTTCGATCGCGCCCTGGACGCCTACGGGCGTGAGGACGAACCCTGCCGCCGCTGCGGAACGCCTATGCGCCGTCGCACCTGGACCAACCGGTCCAGCTACTTCTGCCCCCACTGCCAGCGCCCCCCACGCCCCCGCTCCCGGTGA
- a CDS encoding YceD family protein: MFDTRELGRRPGALKRVSRTVEAPKDLGIEVIGVPEGATIELDLRLESVMEGVLVTGTARAPLSGECVRCLEPLGQQCEADFQEMFSYPDADDRSLFKDTGDDAEEEEDMLFLEGDLFDLEPVLRDAVVLSLPLQPVCDPDCPGLCSECGARLADDPEHQHNEAVDIRWAALQELAETIQDGEKDDVNGAASGADEKQEK; the protein is encoded by the coding sequence GTGTTCGACACGCGTGAGCTGGGGCGGCGTCCTGGTGCGCTGAAGCGGGTCTCCCGCACCGTCGAGGCGCCCAAGGACCTCGGTATCGAGGTCATCGGGGTGCCTGAGGGCGCGACGATCGAGCTGGACCTCCGCCTGGAGTCGGTCATGGAAGGGGTGCTTGTCACAGGCACCGCCCGTGCGCCGCTCTCGGGGGAGTGCGTAAGGTGTCTGGAGCCGCTTGGGCAGCAGTGCGAAGCGGATTTCCAGGAAATGTTCTCCTACCCCGACGCCGACGACCGGAGCCTTTTCAAGGACACCGGCGACGACGCCGAGGAAGAGGAGGACATGCTCTTCCTCGAGGGCGATCTGTTCGACCTCGAGCCTGTGCTGCGGGACGCGGTGGTGCTGTCACTGCCGCTCCAGCCCGTGTGCGACCCGGACTGCCCCGGGCTGTGCTCCGAGTGCGGAGCACGGCTCGCGGACGACCCGGAGCACCAGCACAACGAGGCCGTCGACATCCGTTGGGCGGCACTGCAGGAACTCGCCGAGACCATCCAGGACGGCGAGAAGGACGACGTGAACGGCGCCGCATCGGGTGCCGACGAGAAGCAGGAGAAGTAG
- a CDS encoding acylphosphatase produces MSEATGGTEDVRMIAWVRGVVQGVGFRWFTRANALRIGGLIGFAVNLGDGRVQVVAEGPKENCEALLEWLRTGDTPGRVDGVTEIWDMPRGGYPSFDIR; encoded by the coding sequence ATGAGTGAGGCCACTGGCGGGACGGAGGACGTCCGGATGATCGCGTGGGTGCGCGGCGTGGTTCAGGGCGTGGGCTTCCGCTGGTTCACCCGGGCGAACGCGCTGCGGATCGGCGGACTGATCGGTTTCGCCGTCAACCTCGGCGATGGCCGGGTACAGGTGGTGGCCGAGGGACCGAAAGAGAACTGTGAGGCGCTGCTGGAGTGGCTGCGCACCGGTGACACGCCCGGCAGGGTGGACGGAGTCACGGAAATCTGGGACATGCCTCGGGGCGGCTACCCGAGCTTCGACATCAGATGA